Proteins from a genomic interval of Kitasatospora herbaricolor:
- a CDS encoding PKD domain-containing protein, translating into MNFPTVTSPADKAVHSKAQAGTFGSHAAADSTANPNLSLGLVAQGTSAYGFSLTPEVKSADVPVTTVVDWGDGQTSTTKSTGGSQDKSTHSYAKLGTYTITVTATDESANQVVNKMTVTTYGSLYTPYGPTRLLDTRGSGVQPYTNARVQIGGNGGIPVGVTAVALNVTVTNATTAGHITAYGEGTTLPTTSNLNFNAGQTVPNLVIVPVGANGYVDLYNGGWGSVDLIADVAGYFSSSSTSGYTSLASTRIADTRDGTGVSSAAQLGAGASFSLQIAGGAGGQLPVSGVTSVALNVTVTNPRSAGFLTVYPGGQTAPTASNVNFVANQTVANSVIAPVGADGRIQIKNGGWQPADVIVDVVGYYSGASRSAYLPASPVRLIDTREEAEGPLLRSQYYPVPLGKDLPTVTGFVLNTTVTNTTGVGFLAVTPDPNSWDSYLNGTAYVPNRQPGSVLNWQRAQTVPNLVQASSGSTGVIDFWNVSDGNADLIVDLFGFYTTD; encoded by the coding sequence GTGAACTTCCCGACCGTCACCAGCCCGGCGGACAAGGCGGTCCACTCGAAGGCCCAGGCCGGTACCTTCGGCAGCCACGCCGCGGCGGACTCCACCGCCAACCCGAACCTCTCGCTCGGCCTGGTCGCCCAGGGCACCAGCGCGTACGGCTTCTCGCTCACCCCCGAGGTGAAGAGCGCCGACGTGCCGGTCACCACGGTGGTCGACTGGGGCGACGGGCAGACGAGCACGACGAAGTCCACCGGCGGCAGCCAGGACAAGTCCACGCACTCGTACGCCAAGCTCGGCACCTACACCATCACGGTGACGGCCACCGACGAGTCGGCCAACCAGGTCGTCAACAAGATGACGGTGACCACGTACGGCTCGCTGTACACCCCGTACGGCCCGACCCGTCTGCTGGACACCCGCGGCAGCGGGGTGCAGCCGTACACCAACGCCCGGGTGCAGATCGGTGGCAACGGCGGCATCCCCGTCGGCGTGACCGCGGTGGCCCTCAACGTGACGGTCACCAACGCCACGACGGCCGGTCACATCACGGCGTACGGCGAGGGCACCACCCTGCCGACCACGTCGAACCTGAACTTCAACGCCGGCCAGACCGTGCCGAACCTGGTGATCGTGCCGGTCGGCGCGAACGGCTACGTCGACCTGTACAACGGCGGCTGGGGCAGCGTCGACCTGATCGCCGACGTGGCCGGGTACTTCAGCTCCAGCTCGACCAGCGGCTACACCTCGCTGGCCTCGACCCGCATCGCGGACACCCGGGACGGCACCGGTGTGTCGTCGGCGGCGCAGCTCGGCGCGGGCGCCTCGTTCTCCCTGCAGATCGCCGGCGGTGCGGGCGGTCAGCTGCCCGTCTCCGGTGTCACCTCGGTGGCGCTGAACGTGACGGTCACCAACCCGCGCAGTGCGGGCTTCCTGACGGTCTACCCCGGCGGCCAGACGGCTCCGACGGCGTCCAACGTCAACTTCGTGGCGAACCAGACGGTCGCCAACTCCGTGATCGCGCCGGTCGGCGCCGACGGCAGGATCCAGATCAAGAACGGCGGCTGGCAGCCGGCCGACGTGATCGTGGACGTGGTCGGCTACTACAGCGGCGCGAGCCGGAGCGCCTACCTGCCGGCCTCCCCGGTCCGTCTGATCGACACCCGGGAAGAGGCCGAGGGCCCGCTGCTGCGGAGCCAGTACTACCCCGTCCCGCTGGGCAAGGACCTGCCGACCGTCACGGGCTTCGTGCTCAACACCACCGTGACGAACACCACCGGCGTGGGCTTCCTCGCGGTCACCCCGGACCCGAACAGCTGGGACTCGTACCTCAACGGGACTGCCTACGTGCCGAACCGGCAGCCCGGTTCGGTGCTCAACTGGCAGCGGGCCCAGACCGTTCCGAACCTGGTCCAGGCGAGCAGCGGGTCCACCGGCGTCATCGACTTCTGGAACGTCAGTGACGGCAACGCCGACCTGATCGTGGACCTCTTCGGGTTCTACACCACCGACTGA